A window from Salvia miltiorrhiza cultivar Shanhuang (shh) chromosome 2, IMPLAD_Smil_shh, whole genome shotgun sequence encodes these proteins:
- the LOC131008182 gene encoding uncharacterized protein LOC131008182 — MEELDELRNVAYENARIFKDKVKRLHDCRICHKKLYPGMKELLFNSRLKLFPGKLKSRWSGPFLLKEVFEHGAVELFNENTKESFRVNGHRVKPYYEHQSQTMEVESQALHNPC, encoded by the coding sequence atggaggagttagatgagctacgcaacgTGGCGTACGAGAATGCGAGGATCTtcaaggacaaagtgaagcgactccatGACTGCCGTATCTGCCATAAGAAGCTTTACCCCGGGATGAAGGAGCTCTTATTCAATTCTCGACTGAAGTTGTTCCCGGGTAAGCTGAAATCTCGATGGAGTGGTCCGTTTTTACTTAAGGAAGTGTTTGAGCATGGTGCCGTTGAGctattcaatgaaaacacgaaGGAGAGTTTCagagtgaatggccatcgagtgaaaCCATACTATGAGCACCAGAGTCAGACTATGgaagtggagtctcaagctctgcacaaccctTGTTGA